A stretch of Plutella xylostella chromosome 10, ilPluXylo3.1, whole genome shotgun sequence DNA encodes these proteins:
- the LOC105394059 gene encoding receptor-type tyrosine-protein phosphatase N2 isoform X4 has protein sequence MLYTRRRELDPAQVNRKICDHFADPKLEMTAVDEPEASDERTETEVDPDATAYIRFTPNSAVRETDYANEIYNPPVDEDDLNNYIPPPDALLESNGLLTPNEDPSDKLRNYILMKEESEPPMTFGGFRERLQEEKERDFDDMIENEKKSLPIEVPINDDGETDEDRLNAHFRKMKNKIVVPPFTAEYITGNRFSPLDAEVRSNALEKYKQSFAEKNFPFEYENPDNEIPEPRVYFEDDVENYGVDTGSGELDPNHYKDLSSSENAYQNQNMQYLINYWKMIESRLKPQETLYAEGGPLKMDDLQDARRASRERHLDAGVTNGDDDVSDENSKFSSDELQDLLYNEWGFKRRERDDVKKPGPRLDAQHIKFLFSNNVSGDSGNAQKLAAKGGNHDHSSYDHDPSYAFVKFNNRFGTDWKKGIEFISRIEELLGLEKNTLTNPRVDPNEVTFKVEKNSKGLEAADVARRVLTDEVREELRRQTGAVVSGSGVGDRSKRPMVIPVNLEERKILGLQIPVLLSLIGSLTVLAAAGVVFALLLHKDSAAKRKLAGLTRAVDGDAEATNDYQELCRARMSGKFSGQQTTTTPHPAEQPPRIASLTKEAENNSPSTRSSTSSWSEEPALTNMDISTGHMVLAYMEDHLRNKDRLEQEWRALCAYEAEPCATTAALKPENKGKNRYTDVLPYDHSRVTLNTLSNHLGSDYINASTITDHDPRNPAYIACAGPLAATAPDFWQLVWEQGSVVMVMLTRLTESGEQLCHRYWPEEGSELYHIYEVHLVSEHIWCDDYLVRSFYLKNQRTGETRTVTQFHFLSWPENGVPSSTKALLEFRRKVNKSYRGRSCPIVVHCSDGAGRTGTYCLIDMVLNRMAKGAKEIDIAATLEHIRDQRPRTVATKMQFEFVLMAVAEEVHAILKALPAHLAQLQEKKDKEKDKEKEKEKDSNEREK, from the exons ATGCTGTACACGCGCAGGCGGGAGCT AGACCCTGCGCAAGTGAACAGGAAGATTTGCGACCACTTCGCTGATCCCAAACTGGAGATGACCGCGGTCGATGAACCGGAGGCGTCCGATGAACGCACTGAAACTGAA GTTGACCCTGACGCTACTGCTTACATAAGATTCACGCCGAACTCTGCCGTGAGAGAAACTGACTACGCTAACGAGATCTACAACCCCCCTGTCGACGAAGATGATTTGAACAATTACATACCACCACCAG ATGCACTACTGGAATCAAACGGACTTCTGACTCCCAACGAAGACCCAAGCGACAAACTACGCAACTACATACTGATGAAGGAAGAAAGCGAACCCCCCATGACCTTCGGAGGGTTCCGCGAGCGACTTCAGGAGGAGAAAGAACGGGACTTTGACGACATGATCGAAAACGAAAAGAAATCCTTACCCATTGAAGTACCAATCAACGACGACGGCGAAACAGACGAAGACAGACTTAATGCGCACTTCAGAAAGATGAAAAACAAGATTGTAGTCCCACCGTTTACAGCCGAGTACATAACTGGAAATAGATTCTCGCCTCTTGACGCAGAAGTGAGGTCAAATGCACTCGAGAAGTATAAACAGAGTTTCGCCGAGAAGAACTTTCCGTTTGAATATGAGAATCCCGATAACGAGATCCCGGAACCTCGCGTGTACTTCGAAGATGATGTCGAGAATTATGGAGTGGACACAGGCAGCGGGGAGTTGGATCCTAACCATTATAAAG ATTTGTCATCCAGCGAAAATGCATACCAAAATCAGAATATGCAGTATCTGATTAACTACTGGAAAATGATTGAGTCGAGACTTAAGCCACAAGAGACTCTGTACGCTGAAGGCGGCCCACTCAAAATGGACGATCTTCAAG ATGCGAGGCGTGCGTCGCGAGAGCGTCACTTAGACGCGGGTGTTACAAATGGCGACGATGATGTTTCAGATGAAAATTCCAAATTTTCCTCGGATGAGTTGCAAGATTTACTTTATAATGAGTGGGGCTTTAAGCGTAGGGAACGGGACGATGTTAAAAAGCCCGGGCCACGGCTGGACGCGCAGCATATAAAGTTTTTGTTCAGCAACAATGTGTCAG GAGATTCAGGTAACGCACAGAAGTTGGCTGCTAAAGGTGGAAACCACGACCATAGTTCTTATGATCACGACCCTTCGTATGCCTTTGTGAAGTTTAACAAcag GTTTGGTACGGATTGGAAAAAGGGTATCGAGTTCATATCCCGCATTGAAGAGTTGTTGGGCCTAGAGAAAAATACTCTGACCAACCCACG AGTCGACCCTAACGAAGTGACGTTCAAAGTAGAGAAGAACAGTAAAGGATTGGAGGCTGCCGATGTGGCTAGACGAGTCT TGACAGACGAAGTGAGGGAGGAGCTGCGCAGACAGACCGGCGCCGTGGTCAGTGGCTCAGGTGTTGGGGACAGG AGCAAGCGCCCGATGGTGATCCCAGTGAACCTAGAAGAGCGCAAGATCCTGGGCCTGCAAATCCCGGTGCTCCTCTCCCTGATTGGCTCTCTGACGGTgttggcggcggcgggcgtgGTCTTTGCACTGCTGCTTCATAAGGACTCCGCGGCTAAGAGGAAGCTGGCGGGGTTGACGCGCGCCGTGGATGGGGATGCTGAGGCCACCAATGATTATCAG GAGCTATGCCGGGCCCGCATGTCCGGCAAATTCTCCGGACAACAGACGACCACCACCCCACACCCGGCGGAACAGCCGCCGCGCATCGCCTCGCTGACCAAGGAAGCTGAGAACAACTCGCCGTCTACGCGATCCAGCACGTCTTCTTG gAGTGAAGAACCAGCTCTGACCAATATGGACATTTCCACCGGACATATGGTTTTG GCCTACATGGAAGACCACCTACGCAACAAGGACCGTCTAGAACAGGAGTGGCGTGCCCTGTGCGCCTATGAAGCCGAGCCCTGCGCCACCACCGCCGCTCTGAAACCTGAGAACAAGGGCAAGAACAGATACACTGATGTCCTGCCGTATGATCATTCGAGGGTGACCCTGAACACGCTGTCTAACCATCTGGGATCGGATTATATTAATGCTTCGACTATT ACGGACCACGACCCCCGCAACCCGGCGTACATCGCGTGCGCGGGCCCGCTCGCCGCCACGGCCCCGGACTTCTGGCAGCTGGTGTGGGAGCAAGGGTCGGTAGTCATGGTGATGCTGACGCGGCTCACGGAGAGTGGTGAACAGCTGTGCCACCGCTACTGGCCCGAGGAGGGCTCTGAACTGTATCACATCTACGAG GTGCACCTAGTCAGCGAGCACATCTGGTGCGACGACTACCTAGTCCGCAGCTTCTACCTGAAGAACCAGCGCACGGGCGAGACGCGTACTGTGACACAGTTCCACTTCCTGTCCTGGCCCGAGAACGGAGTGCCGTCGTCAACTAAGGCACTGCTGGAGTTTAGGAG GAAAGTGAACAAGTCGTACCGCGGAAGATCATGCCCCATCGTGGTCCACTGCAG CGACGGCGCAGGGCGCACCGGCACGTACTGCCTGATCGACATGGTGCTGAACCGCATGGCGAAGGGCGCCAAGGAGATCGACATCGCCGCCACGTTGGAACACATCCGCGACCAACGCCCCAGGACTGTGGCTACGAAGATGCAGTTCGAGTTTGTGCTGATGGCTGTTGCTGAAGAG GTCCACGCCATCCTGAAAGCCCTGCCCGCGCACCTGGCCCAGCTGCAAGAGAAGAAAGACAAGGAGAAAGACAAAGAGAAAGAGAAGGAAAAGGACAGCAACGAGAGAGAGAAGTAG